A DNA window from Camelina sativa cultivar DH55 chromosome 13, Cs, whole genome shotgun sequence contains the following coding sequences:
- the LOC104736588 gene encoding BURP domain protein RD22-like, translated as MAIRLPVICLLGSFMVIAIAADLTPERYWSTALPNTPIPNSLHNLLNLDFTDEKSTNVQVGKGGVNVNAGKGKPSGGTAVNVGKGGVHVDTGKGKPGGGTHVSVSGGKGHGGGVGVHTGKPGKRTDVGVGKGGVTVRTRHKGKPVYVGVKPGPNPFMYNYAAKETQLHDDPNAAIFFLEKDLVPGKAMSVRFNAEDGYGGKTAFLPRGEAETVPLGSEKFLETLNRFSVEAGSEEAEMMKKTIEECEAKKVGAEEKYCATSLESMVDFSVSKLGKSHIRAVSTEVAKKNAPMQKYKIAAAGVKKLTDNNSVVCHKQKYPFAVFYCHKTMMTSVYAVPLEGENGMRAKAVAVCHKNTSAWNPNHLAFKILKVKPGTVPVCHFLPETHVVWFGY; from the exons ATGGCGATTCGTCTTCCTGTGATATGTCTTCTTGGTTCATTCATG GTCATTGCTATAGCGGCTGATTTAACACCGGAGCGTTATTGGAGCACTGCTTTACCAAACACTCCCATTCCTAACTCTCTCCATAATCTTTTGAATCTCG ACTTCACCGACGAGAAAAGCACCAACGTCCAAGTAGGTAAAGGCGGCGTAAACGTTAACGCCGGAAAAGGTAAGCCCAGCGGAGGAACTGCCGTGAACGTCGGAAAGGGAGGTGTACATGTGGACACCGGAAAGGGTAAGCCTGGAGGAGGGACACACGTGAGCGTTAGCGGCGGAAAAGGTCACGGAGGTGGCGTTGGAGTCCACACGGGTAAACCCGGGAAGAGAACCGACGTAGGAGTCGGCAAAGGCGGTGTGACCGTGCGCACGCGCCATAAGGGCAAGCCGGTTTACGTCGGTGTAAAACCAGGACCCAACCCTTTCATGTATAACTATGCAGCGAAGGAGACTCAGCTCCACGACGATCCTAACGCGGCTATCTTCTTCTTGGAGAAAGACTTGGTCCCCGGTAAAGCTATGAGCGTACGGTTTAACGCGGAGGATGGTTACGGAGGCAAAACGGCTTTCTTGCCACGTGGAGAGGCGGAAACGGTGCCACTTGGTTCGGAGAAGTTTTTGGAGACGTTGAACCGGTTCTCGGTGGAAGCTGGTTCGGAAGAAGctgagatgatgaagaagacgattgAGGAGTGTGAAGCTAAAAAGGTCGGTGCAGAGGAGAAGTATTGTGCGACGTCTTTGGAGTCTATGGTTGACTTTAGCGTCTCTAAACTTGGCAAATCTCACATCAGGGCTGTTTCCACTGAG GTGGCTAAGAAGAATGCGCCGATGCAGAAGTACAAAATTGCGGCGGCTGGAGTAAAGAAGTTGACTGACAACAACTCGGTGGTGTGTCACAAACAGAAGTACCCATTCGCGGTGTTCTACTGCCACAAAACGATGATGACGAGCGTTTACGCGGTTCCACTCGAAGGAGAGAACGGGATGCGAGCTAAAGCAGTTGCGGTGTGCCACAAGAACACCTCAGCTTGGAACCCAAACCATTTGGCTTTCAAAATTCTTAAGGTGAAGCCAGGGACAGTTCCGGTCTGCCACTTCCTCCCGGAGACCCATGTTGTGTGGTTTGGCTACTAG